The Rhodospirillales bacterium genome includes a region encoding these proteins:
- a CDS encoding DUF1446 domain-containing protein codes for MSDATAITVVTPTGCIGNRGIDRATFAAVVAETKPDAIAVDAGSIDCGPWYLGAGREHSPLSHIEWDIETILAEAVPRRIPVIIGSAGGSGARAHVDRTLDVIRRVARTHRHQFRLAAIYSDVPPAFLLGRAKDGFIEGAERVPDGAPLSVEAVKASDVIVGLMGVGPMIDALRAGADVIVAGRAVDAAVIAAFPVSRGVDLGLAYHMGDIMECAETCAEEITPTLRAMGRNRIPIVGRITNESFELKPGLASMACTPESCLMHSAYERTSLDRIKVPEGTVDRSAARYERVDANTTRISGTRFVAEPHSILFEGVRRIGFRSIFPFAIRTPRMIAAIDGILADVDRIEQAVFGPMGRFRIHWHHYGRNAVLRDAEPEGAGHEIGLFADVVADNQALAHDVAYDLFTRIGFWRYPGRTTTAGNVAVTLSPAVFDAGAVYEFSMYHAMPVADSRAIFKTEMFES; via the coding sequence ATGAGTGACGCCACGGCGATCACTGTCGTCACCCCGACCGGCTGTATCGGCAACCGGGGCATCGATCGTGCGACGTTCGCGGCCGTGGTTGCCGAAACCAAGCCGGATGCGATCGCGGTCGATGCGGGATCGATCGACTGCGGTCCATGGTATCTGGGCGCGGGGCGGGAACACAGCCCGCTCAGCCATATCGAGTGGGACATCGAGACCATCCTCGCCGAGGCGGTGCCGCGCCGAATCCCGGTTATCATCGGCAGCGCCGGCGGTTCCGGCGCGCGCGCGCACGTGGACCGGACGCTCGACGTCATTCGCCGGGTCGCGCGCACGCACCGCCACCAATTTCGCTTGGCTGCGATCTATTCGGATGTCCCGCCCGCGTTCCTGCTCGGCCGCGCCAAGGACGGGTTCATCGAGGGCGCCGAGCGGGTTCCGGACGGCGCGCCGTTGTCGGTCGAGGCAGTGAAGGCAAGCGACGTCATCGTCGGCCTGATGGGAGTCGGACCGATGATCGACGCCTTGCGTGCGGGTGCGGACGTAATCGTCGCGGGCCGGGCGGTGGATGCCGCCGTGATCGCCGCATTCCCGGTCTCGCGCGGCGTCGACCTCGGGCTCGCCTACCACATGGGCGATATCATGGAGTGCGCCGAGACTTGCGCCGAGGAAATCACGCCGACGCTTCGCGCCATGGGGCGCAACCGTATTCCGATCGTCGGCCGCATCACGAACGAATCATTCGAGTTGAAGCCGGGGTTGGCGAGCATGGCGTGCACGCCGGAATCCTGCCTGATGCACAGCGCCTACGAACGCACCAGTCTTGACCGGATCAAGGTGCCGGAAGGCACGGTGGACCGGAGCGCCGCCCGCTACGAGCGCGTCGATGCGAACACGACCCGGATTTCCGGGACGCGGTTCGTGGCCGAGCCGCATTCTATCCTGTTCGAAGGCGTGCGCCGGATCGGCTTTCGCTCGATATTTCCGTTCGCGATTCGCACGCCGCGCATGATTGCCGCGATCGATGGGATTCTCGCCGACGTGGACCGGATCGAGCAGGCGGTGTTCGGGCCGATGGGGCGCTTCCGCATTCACTGGCATCACTACGGCCGGAACGCGGTGCTGCGCGACGCCGAACCGGAAGGTGCGGGCCACGAAATCGGACTGTTCGCCGACGTGGTCGCCGACAACCAAGCCCTCGCGCACGACGTCGCCTACGATCTATTTACCCGCATCGGATTCTGGCGTTATCCTGGCCGCACCACTACCGCCGGAAACGTCGCCGTAACGCTCT
- a CDS encoding DUF4387 domain-containing protein, producing the protein MSPESCALPKPGSERLAMPMHLPAPPDRIKVLRSKNAGPYALTLDVVFRDPTDFRTFAARVRPDDVARAYGRPVTDVISTEAIEALNAFKVSLVRDRPAGHPGDSDCYGMNQEEPLARLVRAVLGHE; encoded by the coding sequence ATGTCGCCGGAATCTTGCGCCTTACCGAAACCGGGTTCTGAGAGGCTCGCGATGCCGATGCACCTGCCCGCGCCGCCGGACCGGATCAAGGTTCTGCGCAGCAAGAACGCCGGGCCGTATGCCTTGACCCTTGACGTGGTGTTTCGCGATCCGACGGATTTTCGCACGTTCGCCGCGCGCGTGCGCCCCGATGACGTTGCCCGCGCCTATGGTCGGCCGGTCACCGACGTGATCTCAACCGAAGCGATCGAAGCGCTGAACGCCTTCAAGGTTTCGCTGGTCCGGGATCGGCCGGCGGGCCATCCGGGGGATTCCGATTGCTACGGCATGAATCAGGAAGAGCCCTTGGCGCGCCTCGTTCGCGCGGTGCTGGGCCATGAGTGA